From the Thermoproteota archaeon genome, the window CTGGACTCATTTCAGGATGGAATTGGGTTCCAAAAATTTTGGAATCTCTGTACCAAATTATTTCATTGTTACAACGCTTTGATCTTCCAATGGGAATAATGTGGTTACCTAGTTTTGATATTTCGTAATTATGGCTTTCAAATACTGAAATTTCTCCAATGCAAAGTGGATTTTTCTGTAGGATGGAAACATTTTCATCGCCTTTGTGAATAGATGTCATTTTTTTTATTGTGCCACCTGCTGTTAATGCTAAAATTTCTGCCCCATAACATATACCAAGAAGGGAATTTTTATTTGAAATTGCATGCTTTATGATTGCTGTGTTTTTTGCATTCATTTGTGAATTATTGTTTCGTCTTCCAGAAAGAATGAATGTTTCATATTTTTGTAATTCATCTTGAGATATTTTATCATGTGTAGAAACATGATAAGGCCTGTTAAGATTTGAAAGAAATTCTAAAAGATTTTTTGTGTAAACAGAGCCGTTATCCACAACCAGTAGCAACTAGCTACCTACCTCAATTGTGATGTAGTGCATCTCTGGAATGTTATCTTTTACGATAATCGTTCCAAAGTTGAATACTTTGTTGTCCTTCCACATGAAAACCCTATCACTTCTTGGTTTGATAAAGTCATCAATGAATTGAGAGACTAACTTTTCAGTATCCTCGCGTTCTGCATCACTGTAAAAGAAGATCTCACCTTCCTTGAAAGACAATGGAATCATTATCGCTGTTGGTTCAACAATCGATAACCCTTCTTCTTCAAATAACGTTCTTAACAGTTCTATTCGATCATCCTTTCCAAGCTCTATTGCTTGAGCACTAGGAGAAGAAGGTGTGGATTTTATTCCAGATAATTTTTGAAGATAGGCCTCAAACGCTGCTTGTTGTGTATTGCCTAATCCTACATAGTATTCACCATCAAATGCTGCACCAACTGCTGCAATAGTTCCTAATTGAGCCACTACTCCACCAGCACCTGCAGTATACACTGGAATAAAGTAAGTATCATGAACACCAACATGATACAGGATATTATCACCAATTCTTGGAGTTCTCAACAATGTTTTAAGCTGTGCAAAGTCTGGATCTCTATCTAGTGCTTCCCTTACTGCTGTAGGTCCAATGAGTTTTGTTGTAGAGTTTAGAGGAACTTCATAGAATTGCATCTTACCCAAGTTTGGAAGATCATTTTCTACAATCATGAATCCAGCAAGGTTTCTACCTTGAGAGCCCTTAAGCTCTAATGACAACAAGCCGATAAATTCTGGTTTTTCAAAACCAGGAGGTTTTGCTTGGATATAGTATGTATCAAGACCTCTTGGGATTTCGTAGAATTGATTTGCCTGAATGAATGTTTCTGCATTAGTTACATGGTAAAAGTTGTACATACCAGTCTTCCAATTGAATAGCTCTACAGGATATCTGATCTGTTTTTCAAGCCAAGCAGGAATCTTTTCGAATTTATTTCCATATTGACTCTCAAACATTTGTGTGAAAAAGTCATCACCTACCTTTAGCAATCTGATTTCACCATTGTAGGAATCAATTAGTCCGTACCCAACCAATCTGATGTAATGATTACCTGATGACCATGGTACATCGTTTGCTTTTACTCCAAAGATTAATGGTACTAACCAGTATGAATTCTGTCCATCAGTAACTGGATATGCATCTAGCTCTCTACCAAAAAAGTCATAGACAAAGTATGGGTATAACAACTCCATTCTTTGATTGATGTCTTTGTAACGATTAATGTGGACTGATTCGGCTGGGAAGGATAGCAAAAAGTTTGGCTCAAATATCCAGCTAAGAGGTGGCGATACTTCTAATCCACCAGTTCCAGAATAAAATGCTCCACCTAGTTCTGCACTTTCAGTACGACTGGTTGGATATGCAGACCAAGTTTCTTCCAGTAATCCACCCTCACCATAGTAGATTGCCCTCTGCTTGAAGAATTTTGCACTGTCTATGATTTGTCCATTTGAAGCATCTAAGGTCAGAAATCCATTAG encodes:
- a CDS encoding glutamine amidotransferase, which produces MLLVVDNGSVYTKNLLEFLSNLNRPYHVSTHDKISQDELQKYETFILSGRRNNNSQMNAKNTAIIKHAISNKNSLLGICYGAEILALTAGGTIKKMTSIHKGDENVSILQKNPLCIGEISVFESHNYEISKLGNHIIPIGRSKRCNNEIIWYRDSKIFGTQFHPEMSPDGHKIIENFCNL